In a genomic window of Methylobacter sp. YRD-M1:
- the lepB gene encoding signal peptidase I, with amino-acid sequence MDFDFSFFLLIATVITGVIWGGYLLMRRPDADIFVDKKEPLIVEYARSFFPIVLIVLLLRSFLAEPFRIPSGSMMPTLLIGDFILVNKFTYGIRLPVINKKVIELNEPQRGDIVVFRYPKDPSVDYIKRVVGLPGDKIAYYNKKLHINDVPVNQVLLGAYQGIGQGEEMTGAEHRLENLAGIEHSILIRNGSPTVEGVFVVPEGSYFVMGDNRDNSNDSRYWGVVPEENLVGKAFFIWMSWDWQHKGVGLDRIGTVLK; translated from the coding sequence ATGGATTTTGATTTCTCCTTTTTTCTTTTGATCGCCACTGTCATTACTGGTGTCATCTGGGGCGGTTACCTGCTGATGCGCAGGCCGGACGCGGATATTTTCGTCGATAAAAAAGAGCCTTTAATTGTAGAGTATGCGCGTTCTTTTTTTCCCATTGTATTGATCGTTTTGTTGCTGCGCTCATTTCTGGCCGAGCCTTTCCGTATTCCCTCAGGCTCCATGATGCCGACATTGCTGATCGGCGATTTTATCCTGGTCAATAAGTTTACTTACGGCATACGCCTGCCGGTTATAAATAAAAAAGTTATTGAACTGAATGAGCCGCAGCGGGGCGATATAGTCGTGTTCCGCTATCCTAAGGATCCTTCTGTTGATTATATAAAACGCGTGGTAGGCTTGCCAGGCGACAAAATCGCTTACTACAATAAAAAATTGCATATCAACGATGTGCCCGTCAATCAGGTCCTGTTAGGGGCTTATCAGGGCATAGGCCAGGGCGAGGAGATGACCGGTGCCGAACACCGCTTGGAAAATCTGGCCGGCATCGAACACAGCATTCTGATCAGAAACGGATCACCGACGGTTGAAGGCGTTTTTGTCGTGCCGGAAGGAAGTTATTTTGTGATGGGCGACAATAGGGACAACAGTAATGACAGCCGCTATTGGGGCGTCGTTCCTGAAGAGAATCTGGTGGGCAAGGCATTCTTTATCTGGATGAGCTGGGATTGGCAGCATAAAGGCGTTGGTCTTGATCGTATTGGCACCGTGCTGAAATAA
- a CDS encoding DegQ family serine endoprotease — protein MLNKLIWSFFLVLLCNQSVLAQLPDFTEMVKRNGVAVVNISTTQKAPAGVDDLAQEPQLPEGIPPEMEELFKHFFNGQGGGYIPRETKSLGSGFIISQDGYVLTNHHVVKDADEIVVKLSDRRELLAKLIGSDARTDVAVLKVDATDLPVVDIGDPNKLQVGEWVLAIGSPFGFEQSVTAGIVSAKGRSLPGGNYVPFIQTDVAINPGNSGGPLFNMDGKVVGINSQIYSRTGGFMGLSFAIPMDVVMNVVDQIKASGKVARGWLGVQIQDVTRELAESFGMKKPQGALVSKIIAGSPSEKAGIQIGDIITEFNGQQIETSGELPPLVGMTPIGNKATVKIIRQGETKTLPVTIGLLPEEEEKVAEAKAEAKPDNRLGISVIDPTNEQREQLQVIQNGVLVQNVAKGPGRDAGIQRGDVILRIQNNIVRDVADFDKIVKNLPAGKSIAVLIQRQGSPVFLALKIEK, from the coding sequence ATGCTCAATAAGCTTATCTGGTCTTTTTTTCTGGTCCTTTTGTGCAACCAGAGTGTTTTAGCGCAATTGCCTGATTTTACTGAAATGGTAAAAAGAAACGGTGTGGCTGTGGTTAATATCAGCACCACACAGAAGGCGCCTGCGGGAGTTGATGATTTGGCGCAAGAGCCACAATTGCCTGAAGGTATTCCTCCTGAGATGGAAGAGTTGTTCAAGCATTTTTTCAATGGTCAGGGCGGTGGATATATACCGAGAGAGACTAAGTCCTTGGGGTCGGGCTTCATTATCTCCCAGGACGGCTATGTGTTGACCAATCATCACGTAGTAAAAGATGCGGATGAGATCGTGGTGAAGTTGTCTGACCGCCGTGAATTGCTGGCTAAGCTGATCGGTTCCGATGCCCGTACCGATGTGGCCGTATTAAAGGTTGATGCCACTGATTTGCCAGTGGTTGATATTGGTGATCCTAATAAGCTGCAAGTCGGCGAGTGGGTTTTAGCTATCGGTTCGCCTTTTGGCTTTGAGCAGTCGGTAACGGCAGGTATAGTCAGTGCTAAAGGCCGCAGCTTGCCTGGAGGGAATTACGTGCCGTTCATACAAACGGACGTGGCCATCAATCCGGGTAATTCGGGCGGACCATTGTTCAATATGGATGGCAAGGTTGTTGGCATTAATTCCCAGATTTACAGCCGCACGGGTGGTTTTATGGGGCTTTCATTCGCCATCCCAATGGATGTCGTCATGAACGTTGTCGACCAGATAAAAGCCAGCGGCAAGGTCGCTCGTGGCTGGCTAGGCGTGCAGATTCAGGATGTGACTCGTGAACTGGCTGAATCATTCGGTATGAAAAAACCGCAGGGAGCGTTGGTATCCAAGATAATTGCCGGCAGTCCTTCAGAGAAAGCCGGTATACAGATCGGCGATATTATTACCGAGTTTAATGGCCAGCAGATTGAAACATCCGGTGAATTACCGCCTTTGGTTGGGATGACGCCTATTGGTAATAAAGCAACGGTTAAAATCATCCGGCAAGGTGAGACTAAAACGCTGCCTGTAACAATCGGGCTCTTACCGGAAGAAGAGGAAAAAGTAGCTGAAGCTAAAGCGGAAGCTAAACCTGATAACCGCTTGGGCATCAGTGTTATTGATCCGACTAATGAACAAAGAGAACAGTTGCAGGTTATTCAAAACGGTGTTCTGGTACAAAACGTTGCGAAAGGTCCTGGCAGGGATGCTGGCATACAGCGTGGCGATGTGATTTTACGAATTCAGAATAATATCGTTCGCGATGTGGCTGATTTTGATAAAATAGTCAAAAATCTCCCGGCCGGCAAATCAATCGCTGTGCTGATTCAGCGTCAAGGCAGTCCGGTCTTTTTGGCACTTAAAATAGAAAAATAA
- a CDS encoding DUF4845 domain-containing protein — MNFSPKRQQGLTLISIAFILGLIAFFVLLILKIAPIYIDHSKVVNALAALEKTTDIQAKSEQEARTILDKRFTMNYVYDVTQDDIKVTKRGNYLKVEIEYETVVKIFGNLSVLAEFYDFIEVGQE; from the coding sequence ATGAATTTTTCGCCTAAACGCCAGCAAGGGCTCACTTTGATTTCTATAGCCTTTATTCTGGGTTTGATCGCTTTCTTTGTGTTATTGATTTTAAAAATTGCGCCGATCTACATCGATCACAGCAAAGTTGTCAATGCGCTGGCCGCCCTTGAAAAGACGACGGACATTCAAGCCAAAAGCGAACAAGAAGCCAGAACCATCCTCGATAAACGATTCACTATGAATTATGTCTATGATGTGACCCAGGATGATATAAAAGTTACCAAGCGTGGCAATTACCTGAAAGTGGAAATCGAATACGAGACTGTCGTGAAAATTTTCGGCAATCTCAGCGTGTTAGCCGAATTCTATGACTTTATTGAGGTTGGTCAGGAGTGA
- the rnc gene encoding ribonuclease III, which produces MIRKPAVLCKKLGLVFNNPQLFARALTHRSAGANNNERLEFLGDSILGFVIAQKLYELFPDASEGVLSRLRASLVNQSSLADLARKHQLGDYLLLGSGELKSGGFRRDSILSDALEAIMGALFIDQGVETCQRWILELFAEKLANLSLTNWQKDPKTQLQELMQSKKMELPEYVLMTTSGLAHEQTFKVKCTIPLIAEACIGTGISRKRAEQAAAEKMLELLSKDTK; this is translated from the coding sequence GTGATAAGAAAGCCTGCCGTATTATGTAAAAAGCTTGGGTTGGTATTTAATAATCCGCAGCTTTTTGCCAGGGCTTTAACCCATCGCAGTGCCGGAGCCAATAACAATGAGCGTTTGGAATTTCTGGGTGATTCGATATTGGGTTTTGTCATTGCCCAGAAGTTGTATGAATTATTTCCTGATGCCAGCGAAGGCGTGTTGAGCCGGTTAAGAGCCAGCCTGGTCAATCAGAGCTCATTGGCGGATCTGGCCAGGAAACACCAGCTCGGTGATTATTTGCTGCTGGGTTCAGGGGAATTGAAGAGCGGCGGTTTTCGGCGAGATTCCATTTTATCCGATGCTTTGGAAGCCATCATGGGCGCATTATTCATAGATCAGGGCGTAGAAACCTGTCAGCGCTGGATACTGGAATTATTTGCGGAGAAATTGGCAAATTTATCGCTGACTAACTGGCAGAAAGATCCTAAAACCCAGCTACAGGAGTTGATGCAGTCAAAGAAAATGGAATTGCCCGAATATGTTTTAATGACTACATCCGGACTCGCACATGAACAAACGTTTAAAGTTAAATGCACAATCCCTTTAATAGCCGAGGCTTGTATCGGCACAGGGATTTCCCGAAAAAGAGCAGAACAGGCGGCAGCTGAAAAAATGCTCGAATTACTGAGTAAAGACACTAAATGA
- the era gene encoding GTPase Era, whose product MNCGYVALIGRPNVGKSTLMNHLLRQKISITSRKPQTTRHRILGINTTNAGQAIYMDTPGMHDSEKRALNRYLNRTADTTLLGVDVVVWLIDGLSWHEYDEVIFKKLEQAGLPVILAVNKVDKVKDKDAILAFFAEAQHRFSFEHLIPISALKGTNLDQLEKAVMELLPEGELIYPEDQITDRPERFLCAEIVREKLTRRLGDELPYALTVEIERYEEKPGIAKIYAIIWVERSTQKNIVIGKEGEMLKKIGTDARHDIEKLIGQKVYLQLWVKIKKGWSDNERALQNLGFND is encoded by the coding sequence ATGAATTGCGGTTACGTAGCGCTGATCGGGCGCCCAAATGTCGGCAAATCCACATTGATGAACCATTTGCTGAGACAAAAAATCAGCATTACATCCCGTAAGCCGCAAACCACCCGGCATCGGATTCTCGGCATCAACACGACAAATGCCGGTCAGGCTATCTATATGGATACGCCGGGCATGCATGACAGTGAAAAAAGGGCGCTGAACCGTTATTTGAACAGGACGGCCGATACGACTCTCCTGGGAGTCGATGTGGTTGTCTGGCTGATCGACGGCTTGTCCTGGCATGAGTATGATGAAGTCATCTTCAAAAAACTGGAGCAGGCCGGCTTGCCGGTCATTCTGGCTGTCAATAAAGTTGACAAGGTCAAGGACAAGGATGCGATTCTGGCCTTTTTTGCCGAGGCGCAGCACCGTTTTTCATTCGAGCATTTGATTCCTATCTCCGCATTGAAAGGCACTAATCTTGATCAGCTTGAAAAAGCGGTTATGGAGTTGCTGCCCGAAGGGGAGTTGATCTATCCTGAAGACCAGATTACAGACCGTCCCGAGCGTTTTCTGTGCGCTGAAATCGTCAGGGAAAAGCTGACTCGGAGGTTGGGCGATGAGTTGCCTTATGCGTTAACGGTCGAGATTGAACGCTATGAAGAAAAGCCTGGGATTGCCAAGATCTATGCCATCATTTGGGTGGAGCGGTCGACCCAGAAAAATATCGTCATCGGCAAGGAGGGCGAGATGCTGAAGAAAATCGGCACGGATGCCCGGCACGATATCGAAAAACTGATCGGCCAGAAAGTTTATCTACAGCTTTGGGTTAAAATCAAAAA
- the lepA gene encoding translation elongation factor 4: MDLKHIRNFSIIAHIDHGKSTLADRFIQICGGLTNREMSAQVLDSMDIERERGITIKAQSVTLDYKAKDGETYQLNFIDTPGHVDFSYEVSRSLAACEGALLVVDAAQGVEAQSVANCYTAIEQGLEVLPVLNKIDLPSAEPERVITEIEDVIGIPADDAPKISAKTGLNVEEVLDQLVTKIPAPEGNPDGPLQALIIDSWFDSYLGVVSLVRIVHGSIRRKQKITIMSTGKSFLAEKVGVFTPKRLEKEILNTGEVGFVVAGIKDIFGAPVGDTITWTDKPAAEQLTGFQRVQPRVFAGLYPVSSDHYEDLREALTKLNLNDAALQFEPETSQALGFGFRCGFLGMLHMEIVQERLEREYDVDLITTAPTVVYEVVTHGGQVLMVDNPAKLPDIGTVKEIREPIIRANILVPQDYLGAVMMLCVEKRGVQKDMQFVGRQVSIHYEMPLSEVVLDFFDRLKSVSRGFASFDYEFLRFQEAPLVKLDVLINADKVDALSIIVHRDQSQNRGRDLVEKMKDLIPRQMYEVAIQAAIGSKIIARSTVKAMRKNVTAKCYGGDITRKRKLLEKQKAGKKRMKQVGNIEIPQEAFLAVLQLNKE, encoded by the coding sequence GTGGATTTAAAGCATATAAGAAACTTCTCCATTATTGCGCATATTGATCATGGTAAATCGACGCTTGCGGACCGCTTCATTCAGATATGCGGCGGTCTTACTAACAGGGAAATGTCAGCGCAAGTGCTCGATTCAATGGATATCGAGAGAGAGCGCGGAATTACCATTAAAGCGCAGAGCGTCACGCTCGACTATAAAGCGAAGGATGGTGAAACGTATCAGCTTAATTTCATTGATACGCCAGGACACGTGGATTTTTCTTATGAAGTCTCCAGGTCATTAGCTGCCTGCGAAGGGGCGTTGCTGGTTGTTGATGCGGCGCAGGGTGTTGAAGCGCAAAGCGTTGCCAACTGTTATACTGCGATAGAGCAGGGACTGGAAGTGCTCCCTGTTCTGAACAAGATAGACTTGCCTTCCGCCGAGCCTGAGCGCGTCATTACGGAAATAGAAGATGTTATCGGCATTCCGGCCGACGATGCGCCGAAGATCAGCGCTAAAACTGGTCTGAATGTGGAGGAAGTGCTTGATCAGCTCGTTACTAAAATTCCTGCGCCTGAAGGCAATCCGGATGGCCCTCTGCAAGCCCTGATTATTGATTCCTGGTTTGACAGTTATCTGGGCGTGGTGTCTTTAGTCAGAATCGTCCATGGCAGTATCCGCAGAAAGCAGAAGATTACTATCATGTCGACCGGTAAATCCTTTCTCGCTGAAAAAGTCGGCGTATTCACGCCCAAACGCCTCGAGAAAGAGATTTTAAATACCGGCGAGGTAGGTTTTGTAGTCGCGGGCATCAAGGATATTTTCGGCGCCCCGGTTGGGGATACGATCACCTGGACCGATAAGCCGGCGGCGGAACAGTTGACAGGGTTTCAACGTGTCCAGCCGCGGGTTTTTGCTGGCCTCTATCCTGTCAGTTCCGATCATTACGAGGATCTGCGCGAAGCGCTGACGAAGTTGAATCTGAATGATGCGGCGTTGCAGTTTGAGCCGGAAACATCGCAAGCGCTAGGTTTTGGCTTCCGTTGCGGATTTCTTGGCATGCTGCATATGGAAATTGTGCAGGAGCGCCTGGAAAGGGAATACGATGTCGATCTGATTACCACGGCGCCAACGGTGGTGTATGAGGTTGTTACTCATGGGGGGCAGGTTCTCATGGTCGACAATCCGGCCAAATTACCTGATATCGGCACCGTCAAGGAGATCAGGGAACCGATTATCAGGGCCAATATTCTGGTGCCGCAGGATTATCTCGGCGCCGTCATGATGTTATGTGTAGAAAAACGCGGCGTACAGAAAGACATGCAGTTCGTCGGCCGGCAGGTGTCCATACATTATGAGATGCCGCTGAGCGAAGTTGTGCTGGATTTTTTCGATCGCCTGAAATCAGTGAGCCGGGGATTTGCTTCGTTTGATTATGAATTTTTACGTTTTCAGGAAGCGCCGCTGGTTAAGCTGGATGTATTGATCAATGCGGATAAGGTCGATGCCTTATCGATCATCGTGCATCGCGATCAAAGCCAGAACCGCGGACGCGATCTGGTTGAAAAAATGAAAGATCTGATTCCGCGGCAGATGTATGAAGTTGCGATACAGGCAGCCATCGGTTCTAAAATTATCGCCAGATCGACCGTTAAAGCCATGAGAAAAAATGTGACGGCCAAATGCTACGGCGGCGATATTACCCGTAAGAGAAAACTGTTGGAAAAACAAAAAGCCGGTAAAAAACGGATGAAACAGGTGGGCAATATTGAGATTCCTCAAGAGGCATTCCTAGCTGTTTTGCAGCTCAATAAAGAATAA